A portion of the Lysinibacillus timonensis genome contains these proteins:
- the ezrA gene encoding septation ring formation regulator EzrA, producing MKYIIIVVIVLIALFVVGFVMRRKHNVEIERLEKEKLQIQHYPIFEELTKIKTLNMNGETENKFDAWRDMWTEVIDVHILKIDSMLFDAEDYIDRFNFKKASMIEKEIEEYLTKCEKVKNQIITELDELIGSEEKNRIEMEQLKDYYRSARKTLLAHQHSFGQALPELEKILEEIPHRFDSFTQLTEEGNYLQAREVVLSLNSDAQMLDYLLNEIPSVITEIQTKIPNAIHDLKNGQREMEEQSYYLRHLELTEALDRLEQELKELNDEVKKLNISNVVSRVQEINDQIDSYYDMLEKEVIAKNYVDKNCDNMYTTISEVIQVTKEVHDEATYVQNTYRISEDEAEIPKIGLKQLEVIQKRYEVLADRVSEEQSAYTSLQQELIDIKNEIEQINEQQVNFSNRLKNLRIDENEARDQLNSLKKLLQNTDRLLHKANIPGIPQDMEARIEEAEEKLFIVVQSLQEVPLNMNLVNTNLKSAQNCIQDVNDRAKEMVENVMLIERIIQYGNRYRASNPIVHERLLEAEEAFHQFRYIKALEDAVTAVEEAEPGSIKRIEQLVQEELYSKV from the coding sequence ATGAAGTATATCATCATTGTCGTCATCGTACTAATAGCATTATTTGTCGTAGGATTTGTCATGCGACGAAAACATAATGTCGAAATAGAGCGATTAGAAAAAGAAAAATTACAAATTCAACATTATCCAATTTTTGAAGAACTGACAAAAATAAAAACACTTAATATGAACGGTGAGACAGAAAACAAGTTCGATGCGTGGCGTGATATGTGGACAGAAGTAATCGATGTACATATATTAAAAATAGATTCTATGCTTTTTGACGCTGAGGACTATATTGATCGATTTAATTTTAAAAAAGCTTCAATGATTGAAAAAGAAATTGAAGAATATCTTACGAAATGTGAAAAAGTTAAAAATCAAATAATCACAGAACTAGACGAATTAATTGGCAGCGAAGAAAAAAATAGAATTGAAATGGAACAACTGAAAGATTATTATCGCTCTGCTCGCAAAACACTTTTGGCTCATCAACACTCTTTCGGACAAGCTTTACCGGAGTTAGAAAAAATACTTGAAGAGATTCCGCATAGATTTGACAGTTTTACACAATTAACAGAAGAGGGCAATTACTTACAAGCGAGAGAAGTTGTATTATCTTTAAATTCAGATGCTCAAATGCTAGATTATTTACTTAATGAGATTCCTAGTGTAATTACAGAAATTCAAACAAAGATTCCTAATGCTATACACGATTTAAAGAATGGCCAACGCGAAATGGAAGAACAATCTTATTATCTACGTCATTTAGAATTAACAGAAGCACTAGATAGGCTGGAACAAGAATTAAAAGAGCTTAATGATGAAGTCAAGAAATTAAATATTTCGAATGTCGTTTCTCGTGTTCAGGAAATTAATGATCAAATTGATAGTTACTATGATATGCTCGAAAAAGAAGTTATAGCTAAAAACTACGTAGACAAGAATTGTGACAATATGTATACAACAATATCTGAAGTGATACAAGTCACTAAAGAAGTGCATGATGAAGCTACATATGTCCAAAATACATATCGTATTTCAGAGGATGAAGCTGAAATCCCTAAAATTGGTTTGAAACAATTAGAAGTAATTCAAAAGCGATATGAAGTTTTAGCAGATAGAGTGAGCGAAGAACAATCAGCTTATACGAGCTTACAACAAGAGTTAATTGATATAAAAAATGAAATTGAGCAAATAAATGAGCAACAAGTAAATTTCTCAAATCGTTTGAAGAACTTAAGAATCGATGAAAATGAAGCCCGTGATCAATTAAACTCTTTGAAAAAGCTTTTACAAAACACAGATCGATTGTTGCATAAAGCAAATATCCCTGGTATTCCTCAAGATATGGAAGCACGCATTGAGGAAGCAGAGGAAAAATTATTTATTGTAGTCCAAAGTTTACAAGAGGTTCCTTTAAATATGAATCTAGTAAACACAAACTTAAAAAGTGCACAAAATTGTATTCAAGATGTAAATGATCGTGCGAAAGAAATGGTTGAAAATGTCATGTTAATCGAACGAATTATACAATATGGTAATCGTTACCGTGCATCCAATCCTATAGTTCATGAACGCCTACTGGAAGCTGAGGAAGCATTTCATCAATTCCGTTATATTAAGGCGTTAGAAGATGCTGTAACCGCCGTAGAAGAAGCTGAACCTGGTTCAATCAAACGTATTGAACAACTTGTTCAAGAAGAATTATATTCAAAAGTTTAA
- the sppA gene encoding signal peptide peptidase SppA — MNTKRWIALIIAAFLFIFSIGLNAVIGFLKSDFLPDVTTGTDVQLTESVIEDGDITNRIALLTVDGVIQDVGSSSPWTTVSYDHQQFLAQLENILHDQSIQAVVLSVNSPGGGAIESAEIHEKLIEIKEQRKIPIYVSMGSMAASGGYYISAPADKIFAHRETITGSIGVIMSSYNFSQLAENLGIEFETIKSGEHKDMFGGTRPTTEEEKAMMQDMINDSYEVFVDVIEQGRDMSEQEVKQVADGRIVGGSQAIEAGLVDELGGLEDTIDALRKDNGLEEAQLFEYKSNFGGIASIIGMKIGSIIGPSVEQQMLSKLMNTSNSPRLMYLYGEH, encoded by the coding sequence ATGAATACAAAGAGATGGATAGCATTAATAATTGCGGCATTCTTATTTATATTTTCAATTGGTTTAAATGCTGTAATAGGATTCTTAAAATCTGATTTTTTACCGGATGTCACAACAGGTACCGATGTGCAATTAACTGAAAGCGTGATTGAAGATGGTGATATTACAAATAGAATTGCTTTATTAACTGTTGATGGTGTTATTCAAGATGTAGGTTCGAGCTCACCATGGACAACGGTCTCTTATGATCATCAACAGTTTTTAGCACAACTAGAAAACATCCTTCATGATCAATCCATTCAAGCTGTTGTTCTATCAGTAAATTCGCCTGGTGGTGGGGCTATAGAATCAGCTGAAATACATGAAAAGTTAATTGAAATTAAAGAACAAAGGAAAATACCAATTTATGTCTCAATGGGATCGATGGCTGCCTCAGGGGGCTATTATATATCCGCACCAGCTGATAAAATCTTTGCACATCGAGAAACGATTACAGGGTCGATTGGTGTCATAATGTCGAGTTATAACTTTTCCCAATTAGCCGAAAATTTAGGGATTGAGTTTGAAACGATTAAATCTGGTGAGCATAAAGATATGTTTGGTGGAACTAGACCAACAACTGAAGAAGAAAAAGCAATGATGCAAGATATGATTAATGACTCCTATGAAGTATTCGTTGATGTTATAGAACAAGGGCGTGACATGTCGGAGCAAGAAGTTAAGCAAGTCGCGGATGGTCGAATTGTCGGAGGTTCACAAGCTATTGAAGCAGGATTAGTCGATGAATTAGGTGGATTAGAAGATACTATCGATGCACTTCGAAAAGACAATGGACTTGAAGAAGCTCAACTATTTGAATATAAAAGTAATTTTGGAGGAATTGCTTCTATCATTGGTATGAAAATAGGTTCAATAATTGGACCTTCTGTTGAACAACAAATGCTTTCAAAACTAATGAACACATCAAATTCACCTAGACTTATGTATTTGTACGGCGAGCATTAG
- the hisJ gene encoding histidinol-phosphatase HisJ, producing the protein MKRDGHIHTPFCPHGTNDTFEQYIEKAIDCGFSEITFTEHAPLPTNFKDPTPDKDSGMNPKLLTPYFEKINKLKTEYSNDIKINIGLEVDYIVGYETETRAFLDIVGPLLDDAILSVHFLKWEQEYCCIDFSKEVFLDFARKVGSVEAIYNLYYDTVKKSIDAYLGRYKPNRIGHPTLVHKFQLSHNEKIDDEKQIKEILLYMKEKGYELDVNSAGLSKQHCKEPYPPQPMIEYAKSIELPIVFGSDAHQVSDLHQHYEIVFPK; encoded by the coding sequence ATGAAAAGAGATGGACATATTCATACACCATTTTGTCCCCATGGTACTAATGATACTTTTGAACAGTATATTGAAAAAGCCATTGATTGTGGCTTTTCTGAAATTACATTTACAGAACATGCACCACTTCCTACGAACTTTAAAGATCCGACACCTGATAAGGATAGCGGAATGAATCCGAAATTATTAACGCCTTATTTCGAAAAAATTAACAAGCTAAAAACTGAATATTCCAATGATATTAAAATTAATATCGGTTTAGAGGTAGACTATATTGTTGGATATGAAACTGAAACTAGAGCTTTTTTGGATATCGTAGGTCCCTTACTAGATGATGCGATATTATCAGTACATTTTTTAAAATGGGAACAAGAGTATTGTTGTATTGATTTTTCAAAAGAAGTATTTTTAGATTTTGCTAGAAAAGTTGGTAGTGTTGAAGCTATATATAATTTGTATTATGATACCGTTAAGAAATCAATTGATGCTTATTTAGGTCGATACAAACCAAATCGCATCGGACACCCAACTCTTGTTCATAAGTTTCAATTATCACATAATGAAAAAATAGATGATGAAAAGCAAATAAAGGAAATATTGCTATACATGAAAGAGAAAGGCTATGAACTCGATGTAAACAGTGCTGGTTTAAGTAAACAGCATTGTAAAGAACCATACCCACCACAACCGATGATTGAATATGCAAAATCTATAGAATTACCAATAGTATTTGGTTCAGATGCACATCAAGTATCAGATTTACACCAACATTATGAAATTGTTTTCCCAAAATAG
- a CDS encoding cysteine desulfurase family protein, whose translation MIYFDNSATTKPYKEVLDTFIQVNEQYYANPASIHEAGLTANTLLDRARSQMANILKTDDKNVLFTAGGTESNNFAIFGVVKANTHKGKHIITTEIEHPSILEAVKALEKDGYEVDYLSVDKEGVISLDELRQKIRKDTVFVSIMHVNNEIGSIQPINEAGEIIHENSRATFHVDAVQSFGKLPVFFNGESGPDIISISGHKIHSLKGSGVIAFRQKMNILPLLLGGGQEFGLRSGTVAVPQAVAFAKASRLAVEHLEENQQKYRKWHKELIQYLTEYGEYIHLLSTDKGVGHILSFSVKGLKGEILINALQERGIIVSTSSACSSKQKKASHVVKALDINKEFKDGVIRLSFGAFNTEEEIEQFKNEFKNIMAELKGVNHQ comes from the coding sequence ATGATTTATTTTGACAACAGTGCAACGACAAAACCATATAAAGAAGTGCTAGACACATTTATACAAGTAAATGAACAGTATTATGCAAATCCAGCTTCAATACATGAGGCAGGTCTAACAGCTAATACATTATTAGATAGAGCTAGAAGTCAAATGGCTAATATTTTAAAGACAGATGACAAAAATGTATTATTTACAGCTGGCGGTACAGAGTCAAATAATTTTGCGATATTTGGTGTAGTGAAAGCAAATACTCATAAAGGAAAACATATTATTACAACTGAAATTGAACATCCTTCCATTTTAGAAGCGGTAAAAGCTCTTGAAAAAGATGGTTATGAAGTAGATTATTTATCGGTTGATAAAGAGGGTGTCATCTCTTTAGACGAATTACGTCAAAAAATCCGTAAAGATACGGTATTTGTAAGCATCATGCATGTGAATAACGAGATTGGTTCCATCCAACCAATAAACGAAGCTGGAGAAATCATTCATGAGAATAGTCGAGCGACGTTCCATGTTGACGCAGTTCAAAGCTTTGGCAAGTTACCAGTATTCTTCAATGGGGAATCTGGCCCCGATATCATTTCAATTTCTGGCCATAAAATTCATTCCTTAAAAGGTTCCGGAGTCATTGCATTTAGACAAAAGATGAATATCTTACCACTACTTTTAGGTGGTGGACAAGAATTTGGCTTAAGAAGTGGTACTGTTGCAGTACCGCAAGCTGTAGCTTTCGCAAAAGCAAGCAGATTAGCTGTAGAGCATTTAGAAGAAAATCAACAAAAGTATCGTAAATGGCATAAGGAATTAATTCAGTATTTAACAGAATACGGAGAATATATTCATTTGTTATCAACAGATAAAGGTGTAGGCCATATTTTGTCTTTTAGCGTAAAAGGGCTTAAAGGCGAAATCTTAATAAATGCCCTACAGGAAAGAGGAATTATTGTTTCTACATCAAGTGCATGTTCATCGAAACAAAAAAAGGCGAGTCATGTTGTAAAAGCATTAGACATAAACAAAGAATTTAAAGATGGTGTCATTCGTTTAAGTTTTGGCGCCTTTAATACAGAGGAAGAAATAGAACAATTTAAAAATGAATTTAAAAATATTATGGCAGAATTAAAAGGAGTTAATCACCAATGA
- a CDS encoding alpha/beta-type small acid-soluble spore protein: MASNNNGNSNKLLVPGANQALDQMKFEIAQEFGVQLGPDASSRANGSVGGEITKRLVQMAESQLRGTQGQ; the protein is encoded by the coding sequence ATGGCATCAAACAACAACGGTAATTCAAACAAACTTTTAGTTCCTGGCGCTAACCAAGCGTTAGACCAAATGAAATTTGAAATTGCACAAGAGTTTGGTGTTCAACTCGGACCGGATGCGTCTTCTCGTGCTAACGGATCAGTCGGAGGAGAAATTACTAAACGCCTAGTGCAAATGGCTGAATCGCAATTACGTGGTACTCAAGGACAATAA
- the thiI gene encoding tRNA uracil 4-sulfurtransferase ThiI: MKWKEILIRYGELSTKGRNKKEFINRLRDNIRYSFNDITPLNIRTERDRMHIQIENNEQMSILMERLPKVFGIQSFSPVAVCDKDLVAMKTLAIQIMDDFKDKQVTFKVEVRRSDKSFPLESHEIQREIGGTVLSYYQNLTVQVKKPEVELRIEVRKDAIYMMAQVISGAGGMPIGSNGKSLLMLSGGIDSPVAGYMMMKRGVRLEAIHFFSPPYTSQNSLEKVKVLANELSRFGYKIRLHVIPFTEIQVLIKDRVPENMLMTTTRRLMMRIADKVREEIGALGIVTGESLGQVASQTLESLTAINDVTSTPILRPLIGYDKLEIIDIAEKIGTFETSILPFEDCCTVFTPANPKTKPKVEKVNYYESFTDFEELIDRAVRNKELHIFPMKKQQTDKFEGLL, encoded by the coding sequence ATGAAATGGAAAGAAATTTTAATTCGATATGGAGAATTATCGACTAAAGGACGAAATAAGAAGGAATTTATTAATCGCCTTCGTGATAATATTCGCTATTCTTTTAATGATATTACTCCGTTGAATATACGAACAGAACGAGATCGCATGCACATTCAAATAGAAAATAATGAACAAATGTCGATTCTTATGGAAAGACTACCAAAAGTTTTTGGAATTCAATCGTTCAGTCCAGTTGCAGTATGTGATAAAGATTTGGTAGCAATGAAAACTTTAGCAATTCAAATTATGGATGATTTTAAGGATAAGCAGGTAACATTTAAGGTAGAAGTACGACGATCTGATAAATCATTTCCACTAGAATCGCATGAAATCCAACGAGAAATTGGTGGAACTGTTTTAAGTTATTACCAAAACTTAACTGTACAAGTAAAGAAACCGGAAGTTGAACTTCGTATAGAAGTAAGAAAAGATGCTATTTATATGATGGCACAAGTAATTTCTGGTGCAGGCGGAATGCCGATAGGCTCAAACGGAAAATCACTGTTAATGCTATCTGGAGGAATTGATAGTCCTGTTGCTGGCTATATGATGATGAAAAGAGGCGTACGTTTAGAGGCAATCCACTTCTTTAGTCCACCGTATACAAGTCAAAATTCGTTAGAAAAAGTTAAAGTACTCGCGAATGAACTTTCAAGATTTGGTTACAAAATCCGTTTGCATGTTATACCATTTACAGAAATTCAAGTGCTAATTAAAGATCGTGTTCCGGAAAACATGCTTATGACAACAACAAGAAGATTAATGATGCGCATTGCTGATAAAGTTAGAGAAGAAATTGGGGCATTAGGTATTGTTACTGGAGAAAGCTTAGGCCAAGTTGCTAGTCAAACTTTAGAAAGTTTAACTGCAATTAATGATGTTACGTCAACGCCAATATTAAGACCATTAATTGGATATGACAAACTTGAAATTATCGATATTGCTGAGAAAATTGGAACATTTGAAACATCAATTTTACCGTTTGAAGATTGCTGTACCGTATTTACACCTGCAAATCCTAAGACAAAACCAAAAGTCGAGAAAGTAAATTATTATGAAAGTTTTACTGATTTTGAAGAGTTAATTGACCGTGCGGTTCGCAATAAAGAACTGCACATCTTCCCAATGAAGAAACAACAAACAGACAAGTTTGAAGGTTTACTTTAA
- the rpsD gene encoding 30S ribosomal protein S4, with product MSRYTGPSWKVSRRLGISLSGTGKELEKRPYAPGQHGPNQRKKLSEYGLQLQEKQKLRHMYGMTERQFRNLFTKAVNMKGVAGENFMILLETRLDNLVYRLGLARTRRAARQLVNHGHVLVDGKRVDIPSFSVKPGQTISLREKSQNLAIVTEAIEVNNFVPDYLSFDADKKEGTFVRLPERSELSAEINESLIVEFYSR from the coding sequence ATGTCTCGTTATACAGGTCCATCTTGGAAAGTGTCTCGTCGCCTTGGAATTTCTTTAAGTGGCACAGGTAAAGAATTAGAAAAACGCCCTTATGCTCCAGGTCAACACGGTCCAAATCAACGTAAAAAATTATCTGAATACGGTTTACAACTTCAAGAAAAACAAAAACTTCGTCATATGTATGGTATGACTGAACGTCAATTCAGAAACCTATTCACTAAAGCTGTTAATATGAAAGGTGTTGCTGGTGAAAACTTCATGATCCTTCTTGAAACTCGCCTTGACAACCTTGTTTACCGTTTAGGTTTAGCTCGCACTCGTCGTGCTGCTCGTCAATTAGTTAACCACGGTCACGTATTAGTTGACGGTAAACGCGTTGACATCCCTTCATTCAGCGTAAAACCAGGTCAAACGATTTCTCTTCGTGAAAAATCTCAAAACCTTGCTATTGTAACTGAAGCTATCGAAGTAAACAACTTCGTACCAGATTACTTATCATTTGATGCTGACAAAAAAGAAGGTACTTTTGTACGTCTTCCTGAGCGTTCAGAATTATCCGCTGAAATTAACGAATCATTAATCGTTGAGTTCTACTCTCGTTAA
- a CDS encoding GAF domain-containing protein: MFTKVGYTGTIDQQYLLLSKQLDALLEGETDGIANLSNASALLNQFLDQVNWVGFYLLKEDELVLGPFQGLPACVRIPVGKGVCGTAVMNRETLVVKDVHEFPGHIACDAASNSEIVIPLIKNDKVIGVLDIDSPLKNRFSEEDKNGLEKFVEVLISHL, from the coding sequence ATGTTTACGAAGGTAGGTTATACAGGCACAATCGACCAACAATATTTATTATTATCAAAACAACTCGATGCATTGTTAGAAGGTGAAACAGACGGGATCGCCAATTTAAGTAACGCATCAGCTTTGTTAAACCAATTTTTAGATCAGGTTAACTGGGTTGGCTTTTATCTTTTAAAAGAGGATGAATTAGTGTTAGGACCATTCCAAGGTTTACCTGCCTGCGTTAGAATACCTGTTGGAAAGGGTGTTTGTGGAACTGCAGTTATGAATAGAGAAACTTTGGTAGTAAAAGATGTCCACGAATTCCCTGGTCATATTGCATGTGATGCTGCTTCTAACTCTGAAATTGTTATTCCATTAATTAAAAATGACAAAGTTATCGGAGTTTTAGATATTGATAGTCCGTTGAAAAATAGATTTTCTGAAGAAGATAAAAATGGATTGGAAAAATTTGTTGAAGTATTGATTTCACATCTATAG
- a CDS encoding sensor domain-containing diguanylate cyclase: MKVHQQSIMNFQSDMLNICARSVDELSTDVGCFDLLQQCLTHHFNIDQCCFLLNEDHKLIPFNINITYEKRYSGVPTEVLESYFYQQPLVETPYFLKEIDEFKEMTHMVLLTLDSKTYGVLLLKTSETWIEFANSEYFESTISDLTKIVHMLRKNVLSRFNENQYRKLYNMTDLFHSTMDIDKIIENILKTIEENFPNFDVELILSNDQDRHTKIQIKQFDYQSERPSAIEAFVSGEITTEQATDLNCRLLNAPIKGRQAIYGILQVSASLSYVFSHTEREFIRMLAHASGNALENAKLYHQSHRLISNLQLINETSHRLNMNLDINEMLTFLQTQLMKSFNPMEICFVFKENNECKFTDACTELFKTSEGMVYLNYVSKHFEKSQEPLFIADFSRLISKEVRFNSVMAIPIIVEQRINGFSIVLHRDSYFFSFDSFKLMQSLMHHSSLAIANSILKSQLQEMIDHDHLTKLFTRSYLDRFVENSLKQDDSGMFLLIDIDNFKRINDTFGHHIGDEVLIQIGGLLNNVVGKRGICARWGGEEMAIYIPNILEDESVKIVNEIIQTIPEVTKPAVTISAGLINWNYLDRPDFQTIFLHADHALYSAKNGGKNHYRIYEGNKINEKADSF; encoded by the coding sequence GTGAAAGTACATCAGCAATCCATCATGAATTTTCAATCAGATATGTTAAATATTTGTGCACGTTCTGTTGATGAGCTTTCAACTGATGTTGGATGTTTTGACTTACTTCAACAATGTCTAACGCATCACTTTAATATTGATCAATGTTGTTTTCTATTAAACGAAGATCATAAGTTAATTCCGTTTAATATAAACATTACATATGAAAAGAGATATAGTGGAGTTCCAACTGAAGTATTAGAATCATACTTTTATCAGCAACCTTTAGTTGAAACGCCATATTTTTTAAAAGAAATTGATGAATTTAAAGAAATGACACATATGGTTTTATTGACACTAGATAGTAAAACTTATGGTGTACTTCTACTAAAAACAAGTGAAACATGGATTGAATTTGCCAATTCTGAATACTTTGAGAGTACAATAAGTGACTTAACCAAAATAGTACATATGTTAAGGAAAAATGTACTATCGCGATTTAATGAAAATCAGTATCGTAAACTATATAATATGACGGATTTATTCCATTCAACGATGGATATAGATAAAATAATCGAAAATATTTTGAAAACGATAGAGGAAAATTTTCCAAATTTTGATGTGGAGTTAATACTATCCAATGATCAAGATCGGCACACAAAAATTCAAATTAAGCAGTTTGATTATCAATCTGAAAGACCTTCTGCTATTGAAGCTTTTGTTTCAGGAGAAATTACTACTGAACAAGCTACAGACCTGAATTGTCGGTTGTTAAATGCCCCGATTAAGGGCCGTCAAGCTATTTACGGAATTTTACAAGTAAGCGCTTCTCTATCTTATGTATTCTCGCATACTGAAAGGGAATTTATCCGTATGCTTGCCCATGCATCAGGAAATGCACTAGAAAATGCCAAATTATATCATCAGTCCCATAGATTAATTAGTAACTTACAGTTAATCAATGAAACGTCTCATCGTTTGAATATGAATTTAGATATCAATGAAATGCTTACGTTTTTACAAACACAGTTAATGAAATCATTTAATCCGATGGAAATTTGTTTTGTATTTAAGGAAAACAATGAATGTAAATTTACTGATGCTTGTACAGAGTTGTTTAAAACTTCTGAAGGCATGGTTTATCTTAATTATGTATCTAAGCATTTTGAAAAATCACAAGAACCTTTATTTATAGCTGATTTTAGTCGACTTATCTCGAAAGAAGTGCGTTTTAATTCAGTTATGGCCATTCCCATAATAGTTGAACAGCGAATTAATGGTTTTAGTATCGTATTGCATCGTGACTCTTATTTTTTCTCTTTTGATAGTTTCAAATTAATGCAATCCTTAATGCATCATTCTTCCTTAGCGATTGCAAATTCAATTCTTAAAAGTCAATTGCAAGAAATGATTGACCATGATCATTTAACAAAGTTATTTACAAGAAGCTACTTAGATCGGTTTGTGGAGAACTCACTGAAACAGGATGATTCAGGTATGTTCTTATTAATAGATATTGATAACTTCAAACGTATCAATGATACTTTTGGGCATCATATTGGCGACGAGGTGCTCATACAAATTGGGGGATTATTAAATAATGTAGTAGGTAAGAGAGGTATTTGTGCTCGTTGGGGTGGAGAAGAAATGGCAATCTACATTCCAAATATTTTAGAAGACGAGTCTGTAAAAATTGTGAATGAGATTATACAGACAATACCAGAAGTTACGAAACCTGCTGTGACAATTTCTGCAGGACTTATCAATTGGAACTACTTAGATAGACCGGATTTTCAAACGATTTTTTTACATGCCGATCATGCATTGTACAGCGCGAAAAATGGAGGGAAAAATCATTATCGCATTTACGAAGGCAATAAAATAAATGAAAAAGCTGATTCGTTTTGA
- a CDS encoding acyl-CoA synthetase MbcS, with protein MKREDLLAPEDYNIVDEIEKFASDENKLALMIHHENGDIERITYSNLIKKANKVANVFANNGLSKGDVILVMVPRSLEAYITYIGALKAGLTIIPSSEMLRAKDIDYRIEHSQAKALIAFGNELSQFDEVKNLNGLKQFVFGKPQASWMSIDEQIKNVTDVFDGVRTKDSDIAFLSYTSGTTGNPKGVVHSHGWGYAHLRTTAAQWLGVEENDIVWATAAPGWQKWIWSPFLAVLGSGATAFVHIGRFDPQNYLQMLQDNKVNVLCCTPTEYRLMAKVDHLESYDLSCVRSAVSAGEPLNSEVINKFLEVFSLQVRDGYGQTENTLLVGTLINMTPKPGSMGKPTPGNVVDIINDLGEPTRAGEVGDIAVHSSTPALFKGYLRDPERTKIQYRGEWFLTGDRAYKDEDGYFWFEGRGDDIIVSSGYTIGPFEVEDALVKHPAVKECAVVASPDEIRGNIVKAYVVLREPKLKENEKLVKELQDHVKSITAPYKYPRAIEFIDELPKTSSGKIRRVELRQKEFNKSALK; from the coding sequence GTGAAGAGAGAAGATTTATTAGCACCAGAGGATTACAACATAGTAGATGAAATTGAGAAATTTGCTAGCGATGAGAACAAGCTTGCATTAATGATTCATCATGAAAATGGGGATATTGAAAGGATTACTTATTCAAATTTAATTAAAAAAGCAAATAAAGTAGCTAACGTTTTTGCAAATAATGGTCTTTCTAAAGGTGACGTTATTTTAGTTATGGTGCCACGTTCTCTAGAAGCATATATTACATACATAGGGGCATTAAAAGCTGGATTAACAATTATTCCTAGTTCAGAAATGTTGCGTGCGAAAGATATTGACTATCGTATTGAACATTCTCAGGCAAAAGCTTTAATTGCATTTGGGAATGAACTTTCTCAATTTGATGAAGTCAAAAACTTAAACGGTCTAAAACAATTTGTTTTTGGAAAACCACAAGCCTCTTGGATGTCAATTGATGAACAAATAAAAAATGTCACAGATGTTTTTGATGGTGTTAGAACTAAAGATAGTGATATAGCTTTCCTTTCATACACAAGTGGTACTACTGGTAATCCAAAAGGTGTAGTACATTCACACGGTTGGGGCTATGCACACTTACGTACTACAGCAGCTCAATGGTTAGGTGTAGAGGAGAATGATATTGTATGGGCAACAGCAGCACCTGGTTGGCAAAAATGGATTTGGAGTCCATTCTTGGCTGTTCTAGGTAGTGGTGCAACTGCATTTGTCCATATTGGACGTTTTGACCCTCAAAACTACTTACAAATGCTTCAAGATAACAAAGTGAACGTATTATGTTGTACACCTACGGAATATCGTTTAATGGCTAAAGTCGATCATTTAGAGTCCTATGATTTATCGTGTGTACGAAGTGCAGTATCTGCTGGTGAACCATTAAATAGTGAAGTGATTAATAAGTTTTTAGAAGTATTCTCTCTACAAGTTCGTGATGGTTATGGACAAACTGAAAATACGTTATTAGTTGGTACACTAATTAATATGACGCCAAAACCGGGTTCAATGGGGAAACCAACTCCGGGTAATGTAGTAGACATCATTAACGATTTAGGTGAACCCACAAGAGCAGGCGAAGTAGGGGATATTGCTGTTCATTCCTCAACTCCTGCATTATTTAAAGGGTATTTAAGGGACCCAGAAAGAACGAAAATTCAATATCGTGGTGAATGGTTCTTAACGGGAGACCGTGCATATAAAGATGAAGACGGCTATTTTTGGTTTGAAGGACGCGGTGATGATATTATCGTGTCATCAGGCTATACAATTGGACCGTTCGAAGTAGAAGATGCATTAGTTAAACATCCAGCAGTTAAAGAATGCGCGGTTGTTGCTAGTCCAGATGAAATTCGGGGTAACATTGTAAAGGCTTATGTTGTCTTACGAGAGCCAAAATTAAAAGAGAATGAAAAGCTTGTAAAGGAACTACAAGATCATGTGAAGTCAATTACTGCTCCTTATAAATACCCAAGAGCAATAGAGTTTATTGACGAACTACCAAAGACTTCTTCAGGCAAAATTAGAAGAGTTGAATTACGGCAAAAAGAATTTAATAAATCAGCTTTAAAATAA